One genomic region from Cnuibacter physcomitrellae encodes:
- a CDS encoding ParA family protein, whose amino-acid sequence MTFTAVIANNKGGVGKSNLTVQLAAALARRQRRVLVVDLDPQANSTRRLGITVDPDDPIVTTSEVVKSGEEGVGEGAVVPAGWRTDVGEPTPEAAFIDVLPARFDLINREGEAAQLGAVKRLKKTLRGWTKEYDVTLIDTRPDLGHLVQMAMAAADSILIPTDPTFDSIEAAIRVRDFVERHAEDLDNPTLTVGGVVVTRRKPTAEHDFQVKGIEEEFGDLVWNLKGPIHWPDGGVTVNPPYIPDWSRFVEADAAAVSLSAYNDRNSRKTVGLFDALAERFDRSFLTNGGNA is encoded by the coding sequence ATGACATTCACAGCCGTGATCGCGAACAACAAGGGTGGCGTCGGAAAGAGCAACCTCACGGTTCAGCTGGCGGCGGCGCTGGCACGCCGCCAGCGCCGCGTTCTCGTAGTCGACCTCGACCCACAAGCCAACTCAACCCGTCGCCTGGGTATCACCGTCGACCCTGACGACCCCATCGTCACCACGTCTGAAGTCGTCAAGTCTGGCGAGGAAGGAGTGGGGGAGGGGGCAGTTGTCCCGGCCGGCTGGCGCACAGACGTTGGAGAACCGACTCCAGAAGCCGCATTCATCGACGTTCTCCCGGCACGATTCGATCTGATCAATCGCGAAGGCGAGGCCGCGCAACTCGGCGCAGTCAAGCGGTTGAAGAAGACCCTGCGGGGGTGGACGAAGGAGTACGACGTCACCCTGATCGACACGCGTCCCGACCTCGGACACCTCGTGCAGATGGCAATGGCCGCTGCTGACTCGATCCTGATCCCCACGGACCCGACATTCGACTCGATCGAGGCCGCGATCCGAGTGCGCGACTTCGTGGAGCGCCACGCTGAAGACCTCGACAACCCGACGCTTACTGTTGGCGGCGTAGTGGTGACTCGGCGCAAACCCACCGCCGAGCACGACTTCCAGGTGAAGGGGATCGAGGAGGAATTCGGCGACCTGGTCTGGAACTTGAAAGGACCAATCCACTGGCCGGACGGCGGCGTGACGGTCAATCCGCCATACATCCCTGACTGGTCACGCTTCGTAGAGGCTGACGCGGCGGCGGTGTCGCTGTCCGCCTACAACGACCGCAACTCCCGCAAGACCGTCGGCCTATTCGACGCCCTCGCCGAACGGTTCGATCGATCGTTTCTCACGAACGGAGGCAACGCATGA